Proteins from one Primulina huaijiensis isolate GDHJ02 chromosome 18, ASM1229523v2, whole genome shotgun sequence genomic window:
- the LOC140964908 gene encoding ras-related protein Rab7-like, protein MAMPKRRLLKIILLGDSGVGKTSLMNQYVLKKFNQLHKATIGADFVTKELAIDEKFVTLQIWDTAGQERFRSLGVSFYRGADCCILVYDVNVLKTFETLQNWYKEFLKQIGPASPETFPFVLIGNKVDVDGGNSRVVSEKTAREWCISKGNIPYFETSAKEDYNVDAAFTSVANAALANDPPMNIWELDEEIPSHCDLQRMPESISGTEQRGGCAC, encoded by the exons ATGGCCATGCCAAAAAGAAGGTTGCTCAAGATCATTCTCCTTGGTGACAGCGG GGTGGGAAAGACATCTCTGATGAATCA ATATgtattgaaaaaattcaatcaaCTCCACAAAGCAACAATTGGTGCTGATTTTGTCACCAAAGAGCTGGCGATCGACGAAAAGTTTGTCACGTTGCAA ATATGGGACACGGCCGGACAAGAGCGTTTCCGAAGCCTGGGTGTTTCGTTCTACAGAGGAGCAGATTGCTGTATACTCGTGTACGATGTTAACGTGCTGAAAACATTTGAGACACTTCAAAATTGGTACAAAGAATTTCTCAAGCAG ATTGGTCCTGCATCCCCTGAGACATTCCCCTTCGTGCTAATCGGGAACAAAGTCGACGTAGACGGTGGAAACAGCCGTGTC gTCTCTGAGAAAACAGCTAGAGAATGGTGCATTTCCAAAGGGAACATACCATATTTCGAGACGTCGGCCAAGGAAGATTACAATGTAGATGCTGCTTTCACTAGTGTAGCCAATGCTGCACTTGCTAATGATCCACCGATGAATAT ATGGGAACTTGATGAAGAAATCCCATCCCATTG TGATCTGCAGCGAATGCCAGAATCAATTTCTGGAACGGAGCAAAGAGGAGGATGTGCATGTTGA